From Salinirubellus salinus, the proteins below share one genomic window:
- a CDS encoding DUF7522 family protein, with translation MSEATPLLEAVRDLAGEALRDLWTFDRSGQECLYVRDDVADHLEDHDPEAFIDNERYGYITRLTYEELTYTGYEYTVRGFTQFETFRTFLDDGSDSPVGVLVSVDRGSGVQFADLFSELLDVPGYGEPDWDVPEVPDAGPLGYTAN, from the coding sequence ATGTCGGAGGCAACGCCGCTCCTCGAGGCCGTCCGGGACCTGGCCGGCGAGGCGCTCAGAGACCTGTGGACGTTCGACCGGTCCGGCCAGGAGTGTCTCTACGTCCGTGACGACGTGGCCGACCACCTCGAGGACCACGACCCCGAGGCGTTCATCGACAACGAACGCTACGGCTACATCACGCGACTCACGTACGAGGAACTCACCTACACGGGCTACGAGTACACGGTCCGCGGGTTCACCCAGTTCGAGACGTTCCGGACGTTCCTCGACGACGGGAGCGACTCGCCCGTGGGTGTCCTCGTGAGCGTCGACCGGGGGTCTGGCGTCCAGTTCGCGGACCTCTTCTCGGAACTGCTGGACGTGCCGGGCTACGGCGAACCGGACTGGGACGTGCCCGAGGTGCCGGACGCGGGACCGCTGGGCTACACGGCGAACTGA